The stretch of DNA gaattttcgaaagggggggtgctagtccagggcaaagggggggtgcagggggggtgcaaacatatgtcccgattcaaatgcattgatcggccaaaataaagggggggtgcggacccccggaaccccccctctggatccgccactgggaatGATGATTGCTTATAGAATTGTATACAgtattgttgattatttttgttgtttggacTTCATCTGAGTCTCTTATGAAATAAAATGGATTGCTTACATAATCACTACAAAGCAGATAGCCTTTTGAAATACAGCGGATGGCTTgaagtttaattattattaaattcCATAGCTAGCACCGTCATATTAAACGTAAAGGTAGATATATTTCGTTTAGAGTGGGATTTTTGGGGCAGCTAAAATCAGTCATACGTCGTCTGAGTTTGCTCGTTCGTTTTCATAGCATCAAATGGGAATTGATCATCACGATGCCATGAAAATTAGTGACGTTATTCAAGCAAAGATAATGTTGCAATAGAATGTACAATGGCTATCTTGAGATCGATCTAAAAAAGATCGATCTTGAAAAGACCAGTTCGAGTTTACATTGCACAAGCAAGATCGATtgagatcgatcttatttaatccagTGCGTTTACACTACAGCATAAAAAGAACCGATCTGacctttattttcatatctaaatataaCATTCACCTTTAAAAAGATCGATTGCCATCAATTTAAGcgttcacacaaaaaaaaaaacattgattcaAATAAGATAGATCTTTTTAAAACCACCTCTTGAGGTAGACTTTTTAAGTCAGATTGAAGATCAATCTAACCCGTTTACACTGGACAGAAGATCGATCTTTTTTGTCAGTGTAAATGGGGTCTTAGTCTAAAGAAAACGGgaaagatcgatcttcaatcgaTTTGAAAAAGTCCACTTCCAGATGTGGTTTTAAAAAGATCGAtcgattttttttcaagtgtaaATGCTTAGataaatcgattttttttcaggtgaatgttatatttagatatgaaaataaatctgtgcATCTTCAGCGTGTTTAAAAACAATGGATGGAATAGGGAAAGTAAACATAGATCATGCTATTTTTTATTATCTTCTAAATTGATAAGTTCTATTTCTTTGctcagtcggaaacccggttgaaatagaacaaaagaatcgatgctctttgttagagaagcaGATAAATggttactgtaatgtttactatagtaacaaaaattttaaaagttaatagaaacaaataaaatgacaattttcttctcaataacgaagtgttttattttaaaacaccatttgcataagttttcaatttatctattacatagttaagtAGAACAATTAAATGTCatgtcgacgacatgggtatctatcaagttggataaagaaaatgcataacctctgatttaaaaaaaaattaccactgacggagaacatatcaatctattagttcagtaattttcgtgtctgcccttccattatatgactcaagaaaaaaaatccaaaaaatgagTAACAATTAAATCGAAAAgtgaaaatcgagtgcacctttttatgtaagggtgtggttgagttgaatattttgtcttgaaatcgtacaaagtaagaatatttgatacatcatctcgcttcagattctataatttttatatatcaaagctacatgttgactttataacataaaaaaatcagtcgGATGGcatattaaaatttgtttaaagaaaaatttatgaaaaatgagcATATGAATAAGATAGAAGAACCATTCCTTTTTTCTGGCATTGTAAATATGCAAATATTCTAATAAAACATCTGACCCTATTTTTAAAACATCCGAAACGAGTCCTGCTTCTGAGAATATATTTGAAGCTTCCACTTGCTTGCTTAATCAGTTCTTCAGTCATTTCTTACATTCACACTTCACATTATATTACAATTTGAAACCAGTTTATCATGTGTTTGGTGGTCCAAATTGTTCCATTGTCTGTACAACTAGGTTAAAATGGTCAAAAAAGTTGTTAACACTGACTCTCATCATTTTGGCTTCTGCTGCTTCAAAATGtctgaaaaagaaagaaagagtACACATGTCAGCTTTACTGCAAGATTTAATTTTAAACTGAAAGTCTTTAAGATCCAAGTCTTACAATAGATATCATTTAAACTTTACTTTATCAATGAGTATTGAAAGTTAAGGGTATTTTTGTTAGGTTTTGGAATTTTTGTGAAATGTTCTGACTCCTTACATTTGATTCTTCTGTATAGGGTAAAAAAGTTAGCCCCATTAAAGCAtaacaccatgttttcttttcatGCAAAACTGCAATAGCtcataaccaggtgctccgcagggcgcagctttatacggcCACAGATGTCGAACCCTGAACAATTAGGGCTAGTATGgccacaacattcaagcttgatgcagctctaaatttggattgtgataaaaattttgacataatatgagtttctgacacaaaacaaatgtcaagatcttacaaacctattgcacagtattgtgaaattaaagattttttcttcaaacttttcaaaaatttggaacttgagaaatttagaaaaaataattgaaaactcctacccccccttttttgcaattaTTCCAAAACCTGACATTCCTCTATACATAACTTACAAGAGGTGAAAGGGAGGTCTATCTGAACATACCTAACATTGTATGTTGAATATTtatgaattacctcccttacagtgcttttattttgtcttaattgtccattgaccagaaaaacctagttttttccccttttttgcccctaattccaaaacattttgagctgGAACTTCCCAAAGTCAATACTTACCATCACTTCATGGTATGGGAACTTGTggaataatttcagagagattcatacactgaaacacaagttattgtttgaaaactgcaaaaatgctcattttggaccccctttttggcccctcattacttaactattgggaccaaaacccccaaaatcaatcccaaacttcctttagtggtattgaaccttctggtaaaactttatagagatccattcactaaaactaaagttattgtctggaaactaaacgTGTCTTCGGATGACGACGATAGAATTATacgacacaattttttttttgcgttcGAATAAAAAGACATTTACCTAAATTTAAACAGATTCTAGATTTCTTgttttttgatttgagacccaaataatattAATGCAAATACAGTAATGCTCTTTTGACTTAAAGCAGTGTTCTTCTCAGATATTTCATTTAGCATCCTGGTAAACAAGGGAaattgaaataccatcttgtttctaaaaattatagcatcacatccataacataatctataagaaaccatttcaaattttagatttttagatttttttgtttcaCCTAAGTAAATCATTATGTCAAAGTCAGATGAAACTTGTCAGAtactgacagaaaaaaaaaaagaaagttaataaccttttttaaaaatttatgtacatgtagttaTTGAATAATTAAAATGAGGCCGAAGAAACACAAATACATTAGAGAGCAACTCAAGACcatataaaggtatatatatatatatacaagttattcTACATCTGAAATTATCAGATAACTTGCAACTACTGCCTTACTTTGCTAATCAGAATTACACCTTGACTTGTTTCTAACTAAATTACCTAAATGTGCTTAGCTGAactgttagggttagggttagggtttttaATTGATCAGATGATATATTTACTTACACATTGAGATGACTTCCTTCTAAACAAATACTCCTTGTTACTCCTCCACGTTTTGGTTCTTTGTCTACACTGAGAGTTCTATAAACAATTTCTGCTTCTTTTTCTGTTGACAATGGTACTGTTAAATCCCTAAAAAAGTCAACTTCTGAAATAATTCTGATGAAAGCCAAGGCTAAGTCAAGAATGTAAATTAAAGGCTCCATAATTACTTATTTATGACTAATGTCAATAAAAGCCATATTAgtaatttacataaaatttataacaagtgtattaatacaatattttttttccagtcCAAAACATGAGTGAACATGCATGTATCATAACAGCATTTTGTCACTATAGACTGAAGCTATCATAAAAAGGCATTTTCTTAAAATCAAATTCATTACTACTAATAGAGACATTGCACACAATGTTGGTACAATTTTTTTCCCCCTATaaataatcagaaaaataaaTCTTGGTCCGGGAACACAGTTACAATGTATCACcctttgattttcaaatatagtccctagtgtggacagtgtgttacttgcaaTTTTTTTGATACTCGTcctaaatttatttcttcatgttttatgcctcaaatagcaagtagaaATTAAATCATGAATtctaaagtaaagtagtgatttggtccagctgaaaagggTTAAAAAGTAGAATTTCAGAATctgtcaaaagattttaaaatatctaaccaaaacaaaattgtcattaaaaaaattcacaaatcttttttatgaaaatataaagcttttgaaATAAACATCAGAAAAGACATCAAATTCAGCcggtatttgaataaaatatgtgtGAATGGACCTCAGTGTCAGGTGCAAATGTGTAGGGTGCGAATGAACCCTATACCCTTTAGGAGGATATAGTAGGAATTCCCTATACCGTCAGGTGCCAAACAGTCATTTTCAGCTACTGTTAACATCAAATTGGTTATAATTTTACCATGTTTGTCAAAAAAACCTTATTTAATGTGATTTCGTCAGAGGTCTCTGATTATTATAGTCCGTTACTAACAGTTATTTCTGGAAAAAATAACGTGTTTGGTAAAAAATTAGTCAGAATTTTTTGTCTAAAAGAATGTGTACATGCATCAAAAATTACTGTTAACATTATTTGGCATTTATCTTTACTCGTCATAAAAGTACCCCCATTTAAACCCTCATTTAAAAACAACACAGCATAATTTAATAAGATTTGTGTAGGTGTTTTCAAGTTATTGCACAGACAATGCTCAAATTATCACTTATCTCTACTTTACAAAGGTATATTatcaacctatatatatatatatggtcgtttaattatttttttgacaatttgtttaaagtgggtctcattggggtctaagggtgaagcgggattgccgattttttgtaagcgtgacacgtgaaagtcaaattattgtgtcgttaaaacgggaaatgaggtctagcgggacccaggaaatgaaaaaaaaaagagaattgcttacgtacataatgtaagcgggatacgggaatctgacaaaacagtaagcaggatccgggattagaaccccccaatgagacccccttcaAAGTCCAGGTACAAAAAAAGTTACATATacatcacaggcacttgtctcagaatttttcccccctatataccttaatataacagaGAGCAGTGGTgaagtggttagtgcatcggactactaacacaaaggttcctggtttgattcccgtctgggatgaaaatttcagggactgaatattcggctctcccttgacaccatttgcgagtatggtcttgaggaaacaatgCTAGTCCGtgggaaggggacgataaatggttgatccgtgttaagagagagtcatataTCTCTTGCaggttaaagacacccttgtagatttcgaaaaagagcaggctaatgctgatacaaggcagcactcgcacccgcaaagtggaaagggattaatataagttgcaaaacttgtttcccaatccactataaaaaaataagtttaaaactattaaggtatatagagggaaaaaaattctgagacaatacatgtatcatgttgtttgtttacattttacaagAGCCTGTGTTTTGTTACCaaattttagtttttgtgtttggaTTTGGTTATCCTTTTAAACAAGACTATGAAAATTTTTGTATTCAGTGAAAGGAAATCTATGGTgtttatacattttcattttttctgtgTTTCCACACATGTCTTCATTTGGTCTACTTTCGATATGACGCACATGcgtcaaaatgaaaaattaaatcaTGCACTTCCGGTGTCTCGTGTCAACAGACTGACTCACACAAAGCGAAATATTTTTGGATAATTTGGGGTTTCCTTAGATGTATTTTAGCAAATGGAAAGTCACAGAGAAGAAGGGTGATTGATGTGATTCTTCCTTTTAGATAATTGTCCACAGAGTACTTAAATTTTCTGATTATGGGTTTACTATTTTCAAGGCTGTGGAGTTTATTTACCAACGAAGGTAGGTTTACAAATAGTATTCACGTTATATTTTTTCAGGACAATGTGGTTTTcacattacaaaatgtatatatatcttaTGTTTAAACCTTTGGTTATGAGTTTTTGTTTTAACTCCTATTTTCTACCACCAAGGTCAAGAATTATGTAATAACTGGAAAACCAAAATTagaaattataatttcaattcagtttcttcttctttcttttttcaatACAGAGCCAGACTCTCCTTAGTGTATAATGACTCTTGCTCGTTTAATCATGAGGCCTTTCAGAGTTTCCTCCATCATTCTCAAATCCATCAGTAGCTACATTTGTATCTACAATATttataggcactggctacggttacatgtaaatgtaacaataataaagatattattgttacattggagattAATTGCcagaatgcaaagttgggtgaggAACCGATTTATTACAAATGTTACAATAATTACtaaggctacggttacattacgttattgttacatgaaaaacagcaatgtacgctagattgattaaacttaaatcttctataagtatttaactgcacacctactcttattactgtcattatactttggaccaattttgtttatggtgaaaaaaataaaacttgggatgcgttttaaacgaaactgaaacaatatcaagacatacatttcatacagctttataacttgacgccaaaattgataattaaaagcaaagtttgctaactgtaactaaaatactaagaaattctgtatgtacacgtatccgtggaggacgtaatttcgttcatcaaaaatgtgtcggactttgaaaacaacttactggatttgtagaaattgtcattggcaataaaaaattacagtaaataaattgtatgttataaatgtacatgatgtatgtaataaatgtcctcaacttttattatttaaattagtacatattactagtcccatcgtacattgctttttttcatgtacatgtaacaataacgcaatgtaaccgtagcctcaataattattgttacattcgtaattaaacaggtccttacccaaccatgcattccggcatttagtctccaatgtaacaataatatttttattattgttacatttccatgtaaccgtagccagtgccatatttatatatatacttgtatcaTATGTAATGTCATGAAAGCTCTTTATAGGGAcctttaattggaaataaaatattcttattcttatataaatcaaaattatgtacaaatgtacatgtatgtatgtacatgtatctggAATATATGGAGTTATAGATGAGTGGAGCTCCTGTCAATTCCTCAGATAAGATTGTTATGGCTGTCTAGTAAGGTGTTCCATTCCATAGTATTCCGTAGTTGAATAAGGAAAGAAGGGATCACCTGAACTTGGCGACCAAAATACTTGTATATATTAATGTACAAGTATTGTATACAAGTATTGTTCTAGTAttgttcatataaaatataaatataaatatgattaaTATACAAGTATTGTATACAAGTATATTGTCCTAGTATTGTTCATATAAAATTGAAGTAGAATGTTattgtacttgaaaaatgaagatttattttacaaatgtttgattttaatcatgcaaaagaaagatttcttggcaccatgaagccatttaagtgcaaagccacattttgtttttttaacaattatttgatcatctttgatatttttttgataaattttgtttacaaagatggtttatatacaatagttcaagaaaaatataaaaatatttttgtagaaataagcgtcTTTTAttcaaagataataaaaaaaatgaattgtgactttctgtcctacattcataaAATGATTGTACAATGTAAGGTGTACGTTTTTGTCTTGCATATatcttctgaccttgacctcattttcataattcattggacattgttaagtttttgtgttttgaaatacatgtatattcaataattataatcaaaaggtcaactatatattGATATATGGAATGTGTGTTAGTTTACATGTCTGTCATGAAGGtaccatctgaccttgacctcattttcatgattcttTATAAAgatgttgagtttttttttataattgtagtAAAACCTTTTTCTTCTGAtgttcaacataaaatcaatgttCCGTAAAGCAtgcaagacatttcagcatgtgcacttcattttaaaatatattgatgcCACAGAtttcatcataaacaaaataaatgctAGGCAGTAATCATGGTACTGGTAATTTAAACctgtacaatgtatacatgtacatccaTATGtatctacattgtacatgtacacttATTTAGTTTGtgatttgtacatgtacatgatgtacagtATACGAAATATAATCCTGATTAAAATTGATATGAAAATTGCACTGTTTATCATTTCTTTTCAGAGCATAAAGTTATCATAGTTGGTTTAGATAATGCTGGAAAAACAACTATTTTATATCAGTTGTAAGTACAATTACACTTTCCATGTATGTCAATTAAATGTTAATCTATCAGAGGCggaataaggcagcaaccatttgattttctggggggggctatggttttttttctgtgcaaactttttttttcgcctgcggcgaaaaacaatctatttttttcgctacaagtcgaaaacaatttttttctttcaattttagcattacatatagtggcagctgagggtgaaacaaacaaattttttttctcagaatcaaaaacaaattatttttttctccaaaaactggaaacaaacttttttttccaaaaaaaaccatagcccccccccccagaaaatcaaatggttgctgcctaaggtgGTGGGCCCAGGCCAtccccttttctgggaaaaaattggttgattatataggaaatcactaaagcatgaccatagcggaccccctcttaggcagtcagtgggtccccacttctgaaaatttctggatctgcccctgtctatcaatgtacatgtatgtcaagtAAACCTTAATCATTGTTAATCTATTCCTTTGTTATGACACAGACTATATATTTGCTACTGTCATATTTTAGGTAGATACATGtaaatcattttaatttataCTATTGTAAAGTGTATGAACATgtatgagaatttttttttatagaagtgCTTCTGTTACCTTAATTGtgatacatttgtagttcattaaAATAAGAATCTAACACTTTCAATCACTAAACTGTATGTAatgatcacaggcacttgtctcagaattttttttccctatataccttaatataacacttgttatattaaggtatgtaggaaattttttttctgagacaagtgccacTGCTTGTGGTAATGATAAATATAGTCTCTAGCTTCAACTTTGATTTGACAGCCTGACTACTATATTATTGAAATGAACACCTGTGAGTTTACATGTCATGTacacaacatacatgtacactatcactgacatttttttaaatccaagATCTAAGACTATTGAATTTGACCATTCAAGAATCCATATCATTATAGTAAATTTTCAGACATGCCACAATAAAAGAGATTGTACCAAATTATgaatatgatataaattatatatattacgAAATAAGGGAATGACATAAAGCATTTAGCAATGTAAGATTTTCTCTGTTGGTTCATTGTGATTTGAAGGGTgctataatttagtcaaatataaaataaaaattttaagcttaataatattgtatacatgtataaacttcgCTAGTCTATTGTTGAAAGAAAGTAAATACGTTAACCTTTAGGTATGACCATGTCTTTTGGTGTGGTTGCATTGTCATCTTTTTTATGCTAATCACTATCTCCTTTTGTTCTTAATATTGTTTGACAGTATATTAAAACCTACATATAGttgtgtacattgtacatgtattactatttttgttttagtttaatgAATGAGGTTGTGCACACATCACCTACAATAGGAAGTAATGTTGAGGAGGTTGTGtggaaaaatattcactttttaatGTGGGATATTGGTGGTCAAGAAAACCTGCGTACCTCATGGAATTCTTACTACAGTAATGTTCAGGTAGGTCAACAATATAATGGATAGGTGTACATGGTGTATAGATgttaatatacatataaataatgaaaagatgTATTATTACATTTATTATGTATCACAATAAGCATTAATGTGCTTCCTTTTTTTAACAACAGATAAAATTGTATTGTCATTACATATGTCTTactttttcacaaaaataaaaatgtgatttGGATAAGCTAAAATAACAATGTTTGCTTGGCAAAAAAAgtgatgaaaaagaaatatgcTTGGTTGTTCCAGATATGGAAGCATGATTTGAATTATTGTTAATCtaagaaactgaaaaaaaaatcaaattaaaagtaTGGTTGTTAATATCTgaagaattgttttattttgttaatttcagTATGTGATCATGGTTATTGATAGTACTGACAGAGAGAGATTATCTATTACCAAAGAAGAACtgtataaaatgttaaataatgagGTAAGGGTTATAGATGTTATAATAGTTGTTAAATCAAGCGGTTACTTCTTCCCTGCCCTGGTAACAAAAGAAAAACCTTTGAAATTGACTACTTTTGATAACTTATGTTCTTTGTACTGAAGGAGGTTTCTAACATATGTACCTTAAGTTAACATAAGAAACTTTGGTAGAAGATGGTATTCTGCTTTTTCTGCTGTCATATTTATTTGACTGCTCATCTTCCTCATCTCTGTCACTCTCTGCTGGTGCTTTGGTGTGTTCAGATGGTTCTAGTCATCACTTGATGTTTCAACCCTGTACCCTGTACCATAACATCCTCTGGTTGATGGGTCAGTAGAGTTGGCCAAAGTTCTACTCAGCAGCACTAGGCTTACAGCTCAGATCATCTCGGCGATGCAATAACCAGCAAGAATAGATGAACATTCTGCTGCTTCCCGTAGTTGTCTGTCTGCTGTATTCATTGCCTGTAGCGTCCTCCATACTGACTGTGCAGGAAATCCTCTGCAGCCTACTTCTACTGCAAACAGAAGTGCTTTCCAACCTCTctctggtccgagaccacaattatatcgtagtgcatttcttttagaacataaatgaaaattaaaaaaatcccacccgcgctttctcaaagaaacttttgggacaaattatatcaaaattaaagaaaacttcattgtctctaactcaaaatattgacaattttatctttagggcgtcttgaaatcttttgacagcttccgaagtgctatttttcaacctttttcacctggaccaaatcactgctttcctttaaaattctggacccaaatttttttacagtgtaatttcacccccctacttgcaatttgaggcattaaacatggagaaataaatttgaaagcgGTATAAAAATGAATGGCAAGTACatgtaacccactgtcaacactagggactatatttgtgaacaacgaaaatcaagggacgacaattgtggtctcggacctaacaCATGTTGTCATCagcttttttatgccccatttatggacattatgttttctggtctgtgcatccgtttgtTCGTTCATTTGTGTGCTTTTCGTCTTTCCagcttcaggttcaagtttttggtcatggtagtttttaatgaagttgaagtccaatcaacttgaaactcagtaaaCATGATTCAATAACCTTTGAACCCTTCTACCAATGTAGGTAAAATTTGAATATGTTggtactgatgacaaaatagaggccCATTTCACTATCAACTGTTTCCACACTTCTGTTCAGGAGTTATTATCCTTGATCTATTGGAAAATGGCactttaaaaaatgttatgttaTTTCCAGGCAATCAATTATGACAAACTAGAGTAACTAGATCAAAGCTtttacagtgcttatccagtgacctttggggtatcacaatagcaatggctcaaacagttaaccaaattgcagttagatttcttctccaactaactgatcaattggtaaaatattttagcagattgctcaagtgaaatgttgttagtatgaagtgagtgctgtaaaatcaaaagtaatacttaccatccagatccagttagttgatatctttgtcatttgtttcaaacacaaaaatgacttactataatatgagtcactgaataagaaggtctaattttgacatggaaacttctatcataaatagattttataaataaatagttttgtagatgtatattttatagctttgtcttctaaaacaaagttattgtgtaattatgattcgtataatattttctatacaaattactgatctgctggcattaaagggaaataatttttattgagttattgtacactaaaaaattaatcaatgatacctggcttctgatttt from Mytilus galloprovincialis chromosome 2, xbMytGall1.hap1.1, whole genome shotgun sequence encodes:
- the LOC143065402 gene encoding EKC/KEOPS complex subunit LAGE3-like codes for the protein MCGNTEKMKMDLTVPLSTEKEAEIVYRTLSVDKEPKRGGVTRSICLEGSHLNVHFEAAEAKMMRVSVNNFFDHFNLVVQTMEQFGPPNT
- the LOC143065401 gene encoding ADP-ribosylation factor-like protein 5B, with translation MGLLFSRLWSLFTNEEHKVIIVGLDNAGKTTILYQFLMNEVVHTSPTIGSNVEEVVWKNIHFLMWDIGGQENLRTSWNSYYSNVQYVIMVIDSTDRERLSITKEELYKMLNNEDLRKSAVLVYANKQDIKGSMSSAEISQHLNLTSIKDHPWHIQACCALTGEGLYQGLEWITNQLKRR